TCCTGAGCATCGTCGGTGACATACCTGGACGGCCATTCCCACGGTGCGATGATCGCCCCTGCGTACACAACCGGCGCCCATCGTGGACCAGTACGACGCCTTGCGCTGCCCGACCCGACGTCATGTTCGCTCGATGCGTTCGAATCCGGTCGAAACCCGTCCCCCTCAGCACCATTCGAGGGCACACTGCCCTGGGACACCACTCACGGGGACGAGAACCCCTGACGTTCGCCGCGGTGGCTCGGATCAGTAGAGGATCTTGCGGTAGTTCTTCTCCGAGTACCGTTTCTCCAGCGCGGCCTCGTCGACCTCGGGCAGCACGAGTTTCGTGATCGCTGCGGTCGACGGCAGCACGTCGGGCGTCCAGGTGTCCGGTTTCCACAGGTCCGATCGCATGAATGCCTTGGCGCAGTGGAAGAACACCTCCTCGACGTCGATCTCCACCGAGAGGATCGGGCGTTTGCCCTTGACCACCAGGTCGTCGAAGTAGTTCCCGTCGTCGACGATGCGTGCCGGGCCGTTGATCCGCAGGGTGTCCCCGCGTCCGGGGATCAGGAAGACCGTGCCCGCGTGGGGATTACGGAGGATGTTGAGGTATCCGTCGACCCGATTGTTACCCGGTAGCTCCGCGTCGGCTGCGTCGTGTGGCGCAGAAGGAATGTCCGCGGCGCCGCTCCAGAGGGTCGATTACAGGGCGTTCTCCGGGGGCGGGTTCTCAGTCGGCCAGACTGACCTCGACGCCGTCGGCGAAGCGGTATGGTCCCGCCATCAGCAGTCCGCCGAAGCGCTTGCGCAGCCTCGACATCTCGGCACGGACGGTCACCGTCCGGTCGTCGACACCGAAGAGGTGCGTCGACATCTGCGCGGCGGTGACCCCACTGCGGTGTCGCGCGAGGTAGGTGAGGATGTCGCCGTGGCGGGGCGAACACCGGTGGGTCCAGCCGCCGCTGGTTCCCTCGACGGAGACCTCGACGGACTCTCCCCCGGCTGCGGTCACGACCGTGCGCATGGAGACCCGCGTCGTCGACGCATCCGCGGCGTCGGCGACGCGCACGAGCCAGCCGCCCGGTAGCGCTTCGACGTCGCATTCGCCGAGTGCACCGAAGAAGGATCGGCCAGGTCCGACACCGCGCGGCAACAGCAGCCGCGATCGCGGGGACACCGCGTCGACGGCCGCCACCCAGCCGTCCACGTCGACGGCCAGCGCCGGCCCCGGCGAGCGGGCGAGAATCGGTGCGGCGACTGCACGGAGGCAGTCGAGCCGTCGGTGATGCTGTTCCCGAAGCTGCGACTCCGCCAATCGGGCCACGGCATGGACGAGCGCCAGCGTGGTCGGGTGGATCGTCGCGGCCGGACCGCTGACGTCGACGACGCCCAGCACGTCCCCGGTCCGTGGGTCCTTGATCGGTGCGCCGGTGCACGTCCACGAGTGATGGCTCCGCACGAAGTGCTCGGCAGAGAACACCTGGATGGACTTGCCTGACATCAGGGCGGTGCCGATCGCGTTGGTACCCACCGATCCCTCGGCCCAGTCGGCGCCCTCGATGAACCCAAGCTGATCAGCACGGTTGAGCACCTTCGACGACCCGCTACGCCACAGCACATGACCTCGCGCATCGGCGATGACCAGGATGTTGTCTCCGTCGGCGATGAGGGAGTCCAGATTGCGGGCGAGATCGTCGACGACCTCTACCAGTCCCGACTGGCGCCGTCGCTCTTCGAGCTCCTCGAAGTCCAGGCTCCGATCGACCGCCGTGTCGGCGTCCGGGGAGAGTCCAGCCCGGCGGAGCCGCTGCCAGGAGTCGTCGATGACGGCGCGCGGACGTGCCGGCATCCGCCCACCCGACATCGCCGCGTCATGTACTGCACTCAGGACATGAGCGAACTCGCGTGGATCGTCGCCGGCCTGGACAGCAGGCTCCAGATCGGACACGTGGTCGGAAGTCGTCATCACGATGATTGTGCGTCACGTCACAGACCCGATGCAACGAAGGGTCAGGTCGCAACGGGCTGCAACCCTTGCCGCGATGGGTATCAGAGGCGTCTGCTGTCGTCAGCAAGACTGTGGTCCGCGTCACTATCGACGGCCACCCCGAACTGCTTGAGGAGACATGATGACCCAGACGATGGAGCCGGTGGTCAGCACCGGCCGCACCCCACAGCAGCGCGTCGACGCGTGGCTGGAGGAGTTCGAAGCTGCGCTGGCCGCACTGGATGTCGGACGCGCGACAAGTGCGTTCCTCACCGACAGCTACTGGCGCGATCTCACGGCCTTCACCTGGAACATCAAGACGGTCGAGGGACACGAGCAGATCAGCGACATGCTGACCGCACGGCTCGCCGACACCCGCCCCGCAGGCTTCGCGACGACCGAGACCGCCACCGACGACGGTGACGGCGTGGCATCGGCCTTCCTCTCCTTCGAGACCGCCGTCGGACGCTGTGAGGGACATGTTCGCATCCGCCCGGACGCCGACGGAGTCGACCGCGCGTGGACGCTCCTCACCACCATGCAGGAGCTCAAGGGTTACGAAGAGAACCGCGGCCCCAGCCGCGTGCTCGGTGCCGTACACGGCTCCGATCCCGACACCCGGTCGTGGGCGGAGAAGAAGGCCGACGAGGAGCGCGAGCTAGGACGGACCGCCCAGCCCTACGTCCTCGTCATCGGCGGCGGACAGGGTGGCATCGCGCTGGGAGCACGGCTTCGGCAGCTCGGGGTGCCGTCGATCGTCGTCGACCGTCACGAGCGGCCCGGCGACCAGTGGCGTAAGCGCTACAAGTCGCTGTGCCTGCACGACCCGGTCTGGTACGACCACCTTCCGTACCTGCCCTTCCCGGAGAACTGGCCGGTTTTCGCTCCCAAGGACAAGATCGGCGACTGGCTCGAGTTCTACACCAAGGTCATGGAGGTCCCCTACTGGAGCAAGACCACCTGTCTCTCGGCGAACTACGACGAGGAGCAGGAACGGTGGACCGTCGAACTCGACCGTGACGGCGAACGGCTGACGCTTCACCCGACGCAGCTCGTGCTCGCGACGGGCATGTCCGGTAAGCCCTCGATCCCCGCGGTTCCGGGTCAGGACATCTTCGCCGGCGAGCAGCATCACTCCAGCCAGCATCCGGGTCCAGACGCGTACGCCGGCAAGAAGGTCGTCGTGATCGGGTCGAACAACTCTGCTCACGACATCTGCAAGGCGCTCGTCGACAACGGCGTCGACGCCACGATGGTCCAGCGCTCATCGACCCATATCGTCAAGTCCGATTCACTGCGGTCGATTGCCCTCGGTGGGCTCTACAGCGAGGAGGCCGTCGCCTCCGGGATGACGACCAAGAAGGCCGATCTCACCTTCGCGTCGTTGCCCTACCGGATCATGCACGAGTTCCAGGTGCCCGTGTACAACCAGATCCGCGAGCAGGACAAGGAGTTCTACGACCGCCTGGAGGCCGCCGGCTTCAAGCTCGACTTCGGCGACGACGACTCGGGTCTGTTCATGAAGTACCTACGACGCGGCTCGGGCTACTACATCGACGTCGGTGCCAGCGAGCTCATCGCCAACGGAACCATCAAGCTGGTCCAGGGGCAGCTCGACCACCTGACCGAGAACTCGGTGGTCCTGGCCGACGGCACCGAGCTCGAGGCCGATGTCGTGGTCTACGCAACAGGATTCGGATCGATGAACGGCTGGGCTGCCGACCTGATGGGTCAGGATGTCGCGGATCGCGTCGGCAAGGTCTGGGGACTGGGATCGGACACCACGAAGGACCCGGGCCCGTGGGAGGGCGAACAGCGCAACATGTGGAAGCCGACACAGCAACCGGGCCTCTGGTTCCACGGCGGCAACCTTCATCAGTCCCGCCACTACTCGCTCTACCTGGCTCTCCAGCTGAAGGCCCGGTACGAAGGGCTCGACACCCCGGTCTACGGACTGGCCGAGGTCCATCACCTCAGCTGAGTCCAGGGAGACGACGAATGCCCCGCGACCGGATGGTCGTGGGGCATTCTCATGTGTGGGTGGAAATGCATTGTGGCCCTACACGATTACTCGTGTAGGGCCACAATGGGATGTTGTGTTCGGCGGTGTCCTACTCTCCCACACTGATTAAGGTGCAGTACCATTGGCGCTGGAGGGCTTAGCTTCCGGGTTCGGAATGGGGCCGGGCGTTTCCCCTCCGCTATGGCCGCCGTAACTCTATGAAACAACCAACAAACCGGTCATTTGTTTGTTTGTGTGTTGTCTCAGAAGATGCATAGTGGATGCGAACACACCAAAAAGAGTTGTTTTGGTGATGTTGTGGGTGTTGTTGGTAAGTCCTCGGCCGATTAGTACCAGTCACCTGAACACATTGCTGTGCGTACAGTTCTGGCCTATCAACCCCATGGTCTGTAGGGGGCCTTAACCCCGCAAGGGGGTGAGAAACCTCATCTTGGAACAGGCTTCCCGCTTAGATGCTTTCAGCGGTTATCCCTTCCGAACGTAGCTAACCAGCGGTGCCCCTGGCGGGACAACTGGCACACCAGAGGTTCGTCCGTCCCGGTCCTCTCGTACTAGGGACAGGTTTCCTCAAGTTTCTTACGCGCGCGGCGGATAGAGACCGAACTGTCTCACGACGTTCTAAACCCAGCTCGCGTGCCGCTTTAATGGGCGAACAGCCCAACCCTTGGGACCTACTCCAGCCCCAGGATGCGACGAGCCGACATCGAGGTGCCAAACCATCCCGTCGATATGGACTCTTGGGGAAGATCAGCCTGTTATCCCCGGGGTACCTTTTATCCGTTGAGCGACACCGCTTCCACTTGCCGGTGCCGGATCACTAGTCCCGACTTTCGTCCCTGCTCGACATGTACGTCTCACAGTCAAGCTCCCTTGTGCACTTACACTCAACACCTGATTGCCAACCAGGCTGAGGGAACCTTTGGGCGCCTCCGTTACTTTTTGGGAGGCAACCGCCCCAGTTAAACTACCCACCAGGCACTGTCCCTGAACCCGATCAGGGTCCGAGGTTAGAAGTCCAATACGATCAGAGTGGTATTTCAACAACGACTCCATGAACACTGGCGTGCCCACTTCACAGTCTCCCACCTATCCTACACAAACCGAACCGAACACCAATACCAAGCTATAGTGAAGGTCCCGGGGTCTTTTCGTCCTGCCGCGCGTAACGAGCATCTTTACTCGTACTGCAATTTCGCCGAGTCTGTGGTTGAGACAGCAGAGAAGTCGTTACGCCATTCGTGCAGGTCGGAACTTACCCGACAAGGAATTTCGCTACCTTAGGATGGTTATAGTTACCACCGCCGTTTACTGGGGCTTAAATTCTCAGCTTCACCACCGAAGTGATTAACCGGTCCTCTTAACCTTCCAGCACCGGGCAGGCGTCAGTCCGTATACATCGTCTTACGACTTCGCACGGACCTGTGTTTTTAGTAAACAGTCGCTTCTCTCTGGTCTCTGCGACCCACACCAGCTCAAGGAGTAAATCCCGTCACCAGGATGGGTCCCCCTTCTCCCGAAGTTACGGGGGCATTTTGCCGAGTTCCTTAACCACAGTTCTCTCGATCGCCTTAGTATTCTCTACCTGACCACCTGTGTTGGTTTGGGGTACGGGCCGTGTACCAACTCACTAGAGGCTTTTCTCGGCAGCATAGGATCATGGAATTCACCGCAACGGCTACGCATCACCTCTCAGGCTGCATGTGTTCCGGATTTGCCTAGAACACGCCCTACAGGCTTACACCAGTACAACCACTGACTGGCCCCACTACCTTCCTGCGTCACCCCATCGCTTGCCTACTACCAGCCAAGGTCCCATGCATCACCCCACCCGGCACCCGAAGGTGCTCCTGGGGGATCTGGATGGTTAGTACAACTGATTCAGCATGGGCGCGGATACACGGGTACGGGAATATCAACCCGTTGTCCATCGACTACGCCTGTCGGCCTCGCCTTAGGTCCCGACTCACCCTGGGCGGATTAGCCTGGCCCAGGAACCCTTGGTCATTCGGCGGAAGAGTTTCTCACTCTTCTTTCGCTACTCATGCCTGCATTCTCACTCCCACACCCTCCACCACTAGATCACTCTGTGGCTTCCACGGATGCAGGACGCTCCCCTACCCACCCACACACCTAGCCAATCCCCCATGAGGGAAAGGCGGGCTCTTGTGTGAGTGCCGCGGCTTCGGCGGTGTACTTGAGCCCCGCTACATTGTCGGCGCAGGATCACTTGACCAGTGAGCTATTACGCACTCTTTCAAGGGTGGCTGCTTCTAAGCCAACCTCCTGGTTGTCTTCGCGACCCCACATCCTTTTCCACTTAGTACACGCTTAGGGGCCTTAGCCGGCGATCTGGGCTGTTTCCCTCTCGACTACGAACCTTATCGCCCGCAGTCTCACTGCCACACTCTCACTTACCGGCATTCGGAGTTTGGCTGACGTCAGTAACCCTGTGGGGCCCATCGGCCATCCAGTAGCTCTACCTCCGGTAAGAAACATGTGACGCTGCACCTAAATGCATTTCGGGGAGAACCAGCTATCACGGAGTTTGATTGGCCTTTCACCCCTACCCACAGCTCATCCCCTCCATTTTCAACTGAAGTGGGTTCGGGCCTCCACGACGTCTTACCGTCGCTTCACCCTGGCCATGGGTAGATCACTCCGCTTCGGGTCTAGACCCGGCGACTCTTTCGCCCTATTCAGACTCGCTTTCGCTACGGCTACCCCACACGGGTTAACCTCGCCACCGAGCACTAACTCGCAGGCTCATTCTTCAAAAGGCACGCCATCACCCACAGCCACAAGGACTCACAGGCTCTGACGGATTGTAAGCGTCCGGTTTCAGGTACTATTTCACTCCCCTCCCGGGGTACTTTTCACCTTTCCCTCACGGTACTTGTCCGCTATCGGTCACCAGGAAGTATTCAGGCTTACCGGGTGGTCCCGGCAGATTCACAGCAGATTCCACGAGCCCGCTGCTACTTGGGCACCCATCACGCAAGACCATGTGTTTTCAGCTACCGGACTCTCACCGTCTACGGCAGACCATTCCAGGCCACTTCACCTAACACACGATTTTCTCACTCACGCTTCCACAGGTAGATGGAAGAAGATGAACCCCACAACACCACACACACAACCCCTACCCGGTATCACATGCGCATGGTTTAGCCTCATCCGCTTTCGCTCGCCACTACTCACGGAATCACTTTTGTTTTCTCTTCCTATGGGTACTGAGATGTTTCACTTCCCCACGTTCCCTCCACACCCCCTATACATTCAGAGGTGGGTAACACGACATCACTCGTGCTGGGTTTCCCCATTCGGACACCCTCGGATCACAGCTCGTTTGACAACTCCCCGAGGACTATCGCGGCCTACCACGTCCTTCATCGGCTCCTGGTACCAAGGCATCCACCGAACGCCCTTACACACTTACAACAACACCTACAAACCACCCCCACACCACCAACCAGCCCATCCAAAGATGACCCAACCAGCCGGCAAGGATCGAATGTAGACATCACAAAAACATTTTCTGCTAAATCACAGACCAACGTAAACGTTGATTTGAAATAAAGATGCTCGCATCCACTATGCACTTCTCAAACAACACACACCATGAGATCGTTGGCATCTCCGCACCCCATCACAGGACACCTCAACAACACCGCCAACCACACAGCTAGGTCAGAGCAAACACACACACCCGAAGGCATGCCGCGTGTTCTCTCAGAACCCCGATAGTGTGACGTGAACCCGCCGGCCTCACAGCCAAACGGTAACCCGACCGCGACATCATCTGACATCGCGATCATGTGGGTTTGTCTGATGTTTCACCCTCGAACACACACCCACCGCACGGACATACGCCGGCAGAAATGGGTGATGTTGTGTGCTCCTTAGAAAGGAGGTGATCCAGCCGCACCTTCCGGTACGGCTACCTTGTTACGACTTCGTCCCAATCGCCGATCCCACCTTCGACAGCTCCCTCCACAAGGGTTAGGCCACCGGCTTCGGGTGTTACCGACTTTCATGACGTGACGGGCGGTGTGTACAAGGCCCGGGAACGTATTCACCGCAGCGTTGCTGATCTGCGATTACTAGCGACTCCGACTTCATGGGGTCGAGTTGCAGACCCCAATCCGAACTGAGACTGGCTTTAAGGGATTCGCTCCACCTCACGGTATCGCAGCCCTCTGTACCAGCCATTGTAGCATGTGTGAAGCCCTGGACATAAGGGGCATGATGACTTGACGTCATCCCCACCTTCCTCCGAGTTGACCCCGGCAGTCTCCTGCAAGTCCCCGGCATAACCCGCTGGCAATACAGGACAAGGGTTGCGCTCGTTGCGGGACTTAACCCAACATCTCACGACACGAGCTGACGACAGCCATGCACCACCTGTACACCAACCACAAGGGAACATGTATCTCTACATGCGTCTGGTGTATGTCAAACCCAGGTAAGGTTCTTCGCGTTGCATCGAATTAATCCACATGCTCCGCCGCTTGTGCGGGCCCCCGTCAATTCCTTTGAGTTTTAGCCTTGCGGCCGTACTCCCCAGGCGGGGTACTTAATGCGTTAGCTACGGCACGGAACTCGTGAAATGAGCCCCACACCTAGTACCCACCGTTTACGGCGTGGACTACCAGGGTATCTAATCCTGTTCGCTACCCACGCTTTCGCTCCTCAGCGTCAGTTACTACCCAGAGACCCGCCTTCGCCACCGGTGTTCCTCCTGATATCTGCGCATTTCACCGCTACACCAGGAATTCCAGTCTCCCCTGTAGTACTCAAGTCTGCCCGTATCGCCTGCACGCCTACAATTGAGTTGCAGAATTTCACAGACGACGCGACAAACCGCCTACGAGCTCTTTACGCCCAGTAATTCCGGACAACGCTCGCACCCTACGTATTACCGCGGCTGCTGGCACGTAGTTGGCCGGTGCTTCTTCTCCAGGTACCGTCACTCGCGCTTCGTCCCTGGTGAAAGAGGTTTACAACCCGAAGGCCGTCATCCCTCACGCGGCGTCGCTGCATCAGGCTTGCGCCCATTGTGCAATATTCCCCACTGCTGCCTCCCGTAGGAGTCTGGGCCGTGTCTCAGTCCCAGTGTGGCCGATCACCCTCTCAGGTCGGCTACCCGTCGTCGCCTTGGTAGGCCATTACCCCACCAACAAGCTGATAGGCCGCGGGCCCATCCTGAACCGCAAAAGCTTTCCACCAAACACCATGCGATGTAAGGTCATATCCGGTATTAGACCCAGTTTCCCAGGCTTATCCCAGAGTCCAGGGCAGATCACCCACGTGTTACTCACCCGTTCGCCACTCGAGTACCCAGCAAGCTGGGCCTTTCCGTTCGACTTGCATGTGTTAAGCACGCCGCCAGCGTTCGTCCTGAGCCAGGATCAAACTCTCCATGAAAAAATAGTGAAACAAAAACCAGCACCCACAAGCGCCAGCGTTTCAACACAATCAGGAAAGCAAACCTGACCAATCCAAAACTAGCAAATGTGACACCCCAGACGGGGCCGAGCGCCACACAAAAAACAAACATCCACATCAATAAAGATGCTCGATGCCAAAAAATGGCATCAGACAATTCATCATCACACTATCGAGTTCTCAAAGAACACACACCCACCAGCTACACACCCCCACAAGGGCTCTCACCAGCAGACCAGGTTCAGACTATCCGCGTCACACCCGTCTCCGGGGCAACTCTTCCAGCCTACCAGACCCCCACCACGACCCGCAAACCCGAAGTTCGCGACCCACAACAGAGACCCAGCCACCCCAAACCGCATCCAAGACACAAGGACTCGAACCACAAATTCAGGGGCGGTCAGCAACAAACCCGATCTCCACTCCCCATCACCAGACCCTCTCAGGCCGGCCGGGGCGGCGCCGTGGCGCGCTGACTCGACATAAGTTACGCACGTGGGTCGTCAGCGTCAAATCGCCTGGTCAGAGGGTACGCCCGGGGATCAACATCGAGGTCGGCGCACACACCGAGGGAACAGCGGTCCGTCTTCGAGTGCCTCGCTACGGAATACCGCTCCCAATGTCCGCCCCCAGGGGCCGGCCGACGACGCAACATGGCACCGACATCTGTGCAGGGTGGATTGGATTCCAGGACCGAGTTGCTGGGCAACGGTTCTCACGGCGGTTCTCAGTACAGCCACTCCCCCGGGCGCTCAAGTCTGCTCGTGGCCGGTGAAACACGATCCACTCCGCCAAAAGCAAGAACCCCCGCCCGGGCATCCCGGGCGGGGGTTCTGTGTTGGTAGCGGGGACAGGATTTGAACCTGCGACCTCTGGGTTATGAGCCCAGCGAGCTACCGAGCTGCTCCACCCCGCGTTGGTGAACACAACGTTACACACGCGATTGTCAGCGATGCAAATCGACTCCACAACCGCCCGTGACCAGCACAGATACCTGTGATGGCGGCCACCGACGCGGTACGCGCGAGTCACGACGACGCATCACTCGCCATCGGCCGGCGGCGATCGTTGTGAGCTGGGTCACTCTCGGGCGTAGACTCGGCGCTACCCGAACCGGGCCGACCCACCACCGAG
The sequence above is drawn from the Gordonia rubripertincta genome and encodes:
- a CDS encoding helix-turn-helix domain-containing protein, encoding MTTSDHVSDLEPAVQAGDDPREFAHVLSAVHDAAMSGGRMPARPRAVIDDSWQRLRRAGLSPDADTAVDRSLDFEELEERRRQSGLVEVVDDLARNLDSLIADGDNILVIADARGHVLWRSGSSKVLNRADQLGFIEGADWAEGSVGTNAIGTALMSGKSIQVFSAEHFVRSHHSWTCTGAPIKDPRTGDVLGVVDVSGPAATIHPTTLALVHAVARLAESQLREQHHRRLDCLRAVAAPILARSPGPALAVDVDGWVAAVDAVSPRSRLLLPRGVGPGRSFFGALGECDVEALPGGWLVRVADAADASTTRVSMRTVVTAAGGESVEVSVEGTSGGWTHRCSPRHGDILTYLARHRSGVTAAQMSTHLFGVDDRTVTVRAEMSRLRKRFGGLLMAGPYRFADGVEVSLAD
- a CDS encoding flavin-containing monooxygenase, coding for MTQTMEPVVSTGRTPQQRVDAWLEEFEAALAALDVGRATSAFLTDSYWRDLTAFTWNIKTVEGHEQISDMLTARLADTRPAGFATTETATDDGDGVASAFLSFETAVGRCEGHVRIRPDADGVDRAWTLLTTMQELKGYEENRGPSRVLGAVHGSDPDTRSWAEKKADEERELGRTAQPYVLVIGGGQGGIALGARLRQLGVPSIVVDRHERPGDQWRKRYKSLCLHDPVWYDHLPYLPFPENWPVFAPKDKIGDWLEFYTKVMEVPYWSKTTCLSANYDEEQERWTVELDRDGERLTLHPTQLVLATGMSGKPSIPAVPGQDIFAGEQHHSSQHPGPDAYAGKKVVVIGSNNSAHDICKALVDNGVDATMVQRSSTHIVKSDSLRSIALGGLYSEEAVASGMTTKKADLTFASLPYRIMHEFQVPVYNQIREQDKEFYDRLEAAGFKLDFGDDDSGLFMKYLRRGSGYYIDVGASELIANGTIKLVQGQLDHLTENSVVLADGTELEADVVVYATGFGSMNGWAADLMGQDVADRVGKVWGLGSDTTKDPGPWEGEQRNMWKPTQQPGLWFHGGNLHQSRHYSLYLALQLKARYEGLDTPVYGLAEVHHLS